The genomic stretch ACAGCCCCATCCCCCACACAACTCAAACATTACCTCACTAGGTAATTGaacaggaaaataaatctgGAGACtgataaaaaaacatgttctgGGAGATTGCACAGGCTGGGGAGATGCTTGCCTGTGCTGGGAGATTGTGTCTCATGAATGGTGAGCTATTTCAGGAGATAATGGCGGAGAGATAAGAGCAGCGGTGGAATCTGGGCTAGTGTGAGCATGCTGTTAGAGTGCGCTGAGCTCACCTGGTGGGGGAGGAAGTGCACCTGAGTGACTGTGGCGTTCTCGTCGTGGAGTCCCATGAACTCCACTCCTGGAGACCCGTATCTGCCAGCAGGCTGAGGAAAACTCACACCAAGCtcccaaacgcacacacaggagcaccagtattctctcacacaccacgctcccaaacgcacacacaggagcaccaGTATTCTCTGACACACTACGCtcccaaacgcacacacaggagcaccagtattctctcacacactacgctcccaaacgcacacacaggagcaccagtattctctcacacactacgctcccaaacgcacacacaggagcaccagtattctctcacacactatgctcccaaacgcacacacaggagcaccagtattctctcacacactacgctcccaaacgcacacacaggagcaccagtattctctcacacacactctcataggggcacgcatatacacacacattcactgtctctcactcacaaacacaaagacacagcaGAACGTGTGTACAcaccgcgtgtgtgtgcgtgtgtgtcatcTGCACCGTCTCCCAGGCTGGGAAAAACCAGGTAATAAGATACAGAATGACATGCATGGAACTAAGGGACTGTACGTTTGAAATATGGGTACTTTTCAGCTTCTGCTAAAATGAAAGGTCAACTCCTTCACATTTTACCTAGTAGAGAGATATTCAAATACGACAGAGGCAGAATCACAAGTATACAAGATGGTGCTGTCAGTGTGTCTTTGTTGGTTATATAAACAATGCACATAAGAGTGTATGGAGAAAGATACAATATTTGTAGGATAAGATTTTTTTGGTCACTGAAACAGGTATGCAGACAGGTTCTGCCACATTATCTGCACAGTATCCACCACAGAGGGAAATTGCAAAACACCctgggaaaacacacacacacacacacacacacacagacacacagacacacagacacacagacagacacacagacagagacacacagacagagacacacagacacagacacacagacagagacacacagacacagacacacacacacacacagacacacacacagacacacacacagacacacacacagacacacacacagacagagacagagacgcacagacgcacacatccATTCAGACAGAAAGTGGTGCTCCCTGCAGAAACGCAGAGCGTAACACTACAGAGGGACGTATATCCCGGCTGGCAGCTGGGGGGGTCTGCGTGAAGGATACAGCTTGATGGCTCCTGAGCGAGTGCCGATGGCCAGGAGCTGCAGGGTGGGGCTGTATCCCAGAGCACTGGGCTGGTGGGGGAATCCATGCTCCACAGTCTGCACACACGAGAACCCAGCTTCAGTAACAATGACTATCAGCccttatagacacacacacagtgcagtacatCGCACGGGAAACcccttttattttcctctgaaaAGTGAGGCAAGACACATGAAAATTTATATCAACAGTTTTAAATGTAGTTCTAAATAACGTGTTTGAAATTCACGCCACATAAACAATTTCCTCTTTGTTCATGCAAATGTCCGTGTTAAGTACCACTTATCCGCTCTTATTTTTCCGTAAGGAGAGCAAAACAGTCTCACGACGTCACCTCAGTCTTCCCAGGGTTTTCACAACAAGTTTCTGAATACACACCTACATCATAAACCCCGCCGACAAACATTGACGGGAAAGAGTTGTGCCAGGCGTGGCCCCGTGCCCACCCGGGCTACCTCCGCTCCACAGAGCGTGCGCACAGTACGCCAGGCCCGCGTCTGTGGGACTGCCTCTATGAAGCCAGACTCTGCATGCCGGCAGTGAGGCGGAAAGGGGCGAACGGGAATGAGACGCAGGACGGCCTGACCTTGTTGAACTGGTAGAGCTCCTGTTTTAGCTTGTCCCTCTGCGACTCGTGGCCGTGCCGGCGAAACCTCTTCATCCTCCCTCAGCGAGCCTGCTCCCGCTCTGCTACCTGCCCAGGGCCGGGAGAATCACAGCGTCAGGCACAGGAAGCACCCTCACAGGTGTGCTGCTGAAACGCATGGAagtcacattacatcacacagatgtactgctgaaacgcatggaaatcacattacattacacgtgtgctgctgaaatgcatggaaatcacattacatcacacaggTGTACTGCTGAAACGCATGgaaatcacattacatcacacaggGGTTGCACTGAAACGGCACGGGGGCTAAAAATACAAGGGGAAAGGCAATGAAACAATGTAACACAGGTTTGTGCGTACTGAGTGAATTagtccccccaacccccaaccagaAATTCCTGGACTGGGTCTTTTATCTtggccctcccctccccccactcctcATCGTGAGCAGGTCGAAGGACACACGGGGCTGGACTGAAGAGAGCATTGTTCTGCTGTTCCAGCAGCCAGAGCTGCACCCCTCCAGCAGCTGATGAAAACACCTGTCGCACCAAcggctgctccagggggaagtAGGCTAAAAACCGCCTTTCATGTACGTGTACAATCAGCCTAGTCTCAACACACTGACCACTTCCTCAAAAAAAACCTCACATACCGTGGAGTACATATGGAAAGGGCTTTCATCTTTACTTTCACTTGAATGGGTTTGAGGGCATTGTCGGTGCACAAGTGCGGTTGTTAGGCCATTACTTTTTGACAGAGTGCAACAGCACTTGAGAATTTGGGGTATTTACAGAAAATACAGAACTGAAATGGTAAATCCAAAGACAAGAAATACACACAACAGGCAGGTACACTCCATCAATTGTGTGATAAACACTATCCCCATCCACCCCctagaacaggccattcaacccAGCAATGCTagcttttcctacccctaagtgtacctactccCTAGTTTGCTTAAAAGCTAAATGGTATCACCATATCAGGCCTGGTCTTGgaaaccccccagtgtttctgcctccactgcatgtaccggcaagctattccacacattgaccgcTTGCTGTGTGaagaaatacttcctaatatctgtgcggaatttctcctttgccaatttccatttgcgCCCTCTCTCGTTCGGCTAACTCAACTCACCCTGAAAAGGtaggaaaagggggggggggggattggctaAAAATCCTACTTCATTATCCAACTCCTATTTCTGTTCATGTGAAATTTAGGAAGGAAGTTATATTTCTGTCACATCCGATTACATCTCAGCAAGTGACCTGCAGGATGTATTTTTGCTCAACTACTTCAAGCATTAAACCGCATTAATTCAGAGCTGCTACTTCTCAGGCATTTGTTTTGCACAAACACATAGCAACTGTAATACCACATAATAATATCACTTAGCATAATGTTGTCACCACAAATATAAGCCCTAACTATCATTTTCCCTTTCCTTCATGATGAAACTTGATGGCAGCGCCCAAGCCAAGCCAAAGCAGGGATGGAGGCAGCATTGTGTGAAGCGCATAGGCACTGCAAAGTGAGCCAGTCCAGGTTTGTTCCATGGAAGGTACCCTTCTTTAGCTGTGGACTGAAAACCGATATGCATTTGAAGTACCATTTACATCCTTCCACCAAGACACAGATACAGGTCTGGCATATTCTTACTTCATCTAATCTAAGACACACAATCTAATAGAAGTCATAGCTTCTTTCTGCAGAAGGGACACTTCTTACTGGAAAAAGTAACGGTCTTAACTTCACGGTCAGTGAAATATGCTCTGGAAAATAAATTGGACAAAAGGTACAATTCTGTCTTTCCACCATTTGCAGACAAGACATCAGCAGAATGGAATGACGTGAACTTCAACCACAGGGAAAAAAAGGCTTTATATTTACAGTGGATTCACAGAACCCTAATAAATGCACATACACTAAGACAATGCATAGTTTTTCCCTTTTGAGATTATAACCGATGTCGGTTATAAGGCGTGAGTGAAAGGTGGATTCAGTTTTCAGCACAAGACCCTTCATTATGAAATGGCATAGCAGAGTGATGTGACCACACACATACGACGTCTTGATCAGCTGGTCATAATCCATGGGGAATAAGGGCTTTAGAGTCCATTCATTCTCAGTGGTAGATCACATGGTGCCTGATGGCAGCACCGGTCTCAGAAAGCAGTAGGTGTACACACATGCGTCTGTGTGATCCGGATTCCAGTATTACTCACACTGCGACCGTCCCAGCTTTCCCAATCCTCCATGACTAGACCAGCGCATATTTCTGATATTAGTATTGCTCAGTATTACCACTGCCTGATTTAGTCACTGGAGCCATGAATGTTCCGTCACTGCCAGTTCCAAGGACAGTCATTCTTCCCCCTGCGAGCTATAACAGACAGTGGAGTAAGACATTCCCACTGAGATTACACAAGCCCAGGCCCTCACTGGCAGGGGTGTGGAGGACAAGCTACCTACAAACAGAGTAGAAGCATTTCCTTTAATGGTCTCATGTTATAATTGAGTGTTTGatcaacccccaccccaaagacacaaaacacacatacatgacgCAGAGGTGGGAAAACAACCGTTTCCAAACCTTTGCTCCACAAAAATCGATGCAGGTTCTGTTCACAGACTGTTTTCCCCAAACAGAAAATGTGCTTGTAGAGTAAAGAAGAAAATAGCACCTGAagggacagacaggcagaggtacCAGCATTTAGCCTACCCCCAGATGGAAAATCTAAGGACTGGCAGgacaaataacacacacacacacacacacacacacacacacacacacacacacacacacacacacacacacacacagcaatgtgaacattaaatcCACAAACCTTTAAAATCTCGAAGGAAGTTTATACATCTCCGCACCATCCACAGTCGTAATTCACTTCCCGTGTCACACTTTCAGATGTTCTGCCGTCAACTGTTCactaagtagtagtagtattcatTTCATGGGCCTTTATTGGTGGAAAATAATCATGTGATCCCGCATGCCCCATGCTTCTGTTGTATCCCTTTTCTCAAGCATAATTTAGTCAAGTATGCTCTAAAAAAAGTCAGACACTCCACACAATGATTGTCCACAGCCCAACTTCCTCCAAAAAAGGAGGAAACCACAAGGGCTGTCTCACACCCCTCACAAGCATTGATCATTCAAGGCAGGGTGAtatttttagtttcttttaaaatttATACTGGAAAACAACGTGATACACTGAAACAGGCAATGTTCACATAGTAACTCCAGCACAACAAACTGATAGTGTCATGTCGGCAAAAAGCTCACTATATTTTTAGTGGTTTGTGTAATTTAGGCTGACACACATTAACTGGAGGGCAAGAGTCATTTGCAGAAATCAATAACTTCCTCTCAAAACGCACAGGTGTCACAGTTCAGAACGCCTCCAGAAGAAAAACCACATGGAATAAAGTGACTGTTGACcagcacaaagcacacacagcaaTACTATTCAATCCATTCCCTTCTATTGTCAATAGACTTTCTCATAGCAGACAATATACGGGTACCTCGGTGAAACAAGTCTGTAAGGAGTGCTATAGCACATTTAGCAAGTGTTCAACAGCTGTATTGATCAAACCCAGAATTCAGACCTGGGGCCCTTCAGTTCAGACTCAGGCTAAGTCTCAGCTCCGCACATTCTGTCACTCAAACGTGATGTCATCAAATTCTCAGCATAGCATCGTGGCACAGCAAACATGAgaacagaagttttttttttttttttttttttttttttaagcttgtCCAGACATGGAGCCATCACACCAAATAAAGAACTTTTAGAAATCCTTAGGACCTCCCTCTGAAAAACAGAGCCACGCGGGGAGATTTTGGTAAGATATCCAAAAGATGCACGGCATTTGAAATATCCAAAATATGAGCCGGGGGACTCCTGCAGATTGACATCATTGATTTCATGTAGCTAGTTGACAACGCATGACAGCAGAAACTCCAAATGTTTACATAAACTTATTGAAAAGTAACACTAACAAAACATGCAAGTATTAGCACTCTGGAGATGTTAGTCTGCAAGTAGTTAAACTCTTATTTAGTCCCACACAGAAAACCTGTCTGACTACTGCACTAATTTTGCACTCACAACACTGATGGGGAGAAGACTTGGCTGGCTAGTTAAGCCCGTGATCAGTTAGGCCTAAACCCTGAAACCACAGCCCTGAGTACCTTCACACCTCATTTTTGTGACACTGCTACTTTCGTTTGCTTCAGTTCACTGACACCATTAACTGACAGCTTCTTAATCGATATCATGTTTTGAGCGCatccaaaaatgttgttttcttgACTTGCATTAGCTTCTGAACAATCATTTTTCCTTATGACAGAGTAAAAGGCAAGACAGCCGCAAGGAAAGAGGTAAATACTGCCTCGAGTGTCAACCCTCATTTTCAAATGGAAATGCTGAAGAGCATGTGATGTGCGGCCATAACCTATTCCAGCCACACTAAACATTTGGATTTTTCTAGCACGGTTCAAAGCCTAATTTAGCGATGAGACTAAATATTCACCAATGTAAATATTTCAGCTCAACATCAATAATCAATTACTAGGAAAAAATGGCATTGTCTGGCAATTGGTAAACGTGGGGGAGACTATGTaggcagtgtgtggggcagttgACTGTCAGCCCATATTGAAATCACTGTGTGTGGCCACACAGGCAAGATatttgattggctgccatggcaCCTTCTGCACTGTGATCCCAGCTCTATTTTTAGCTCTCCCTGCTTTCCCTACCTGAATAAAGGGCAAGAATACACAGAAGAGTCACACTGTTCAGGctccagaaaacaaaaatggtttcaCTCCTTCAGACAAATGAGTGAGAATAGGAGTTTCTTCAAGAACTTGCAATCTTGAAAAAACAATGAGTAaaattatttgtaatatttacagATGAAAAAGTTATAccatgaaactgaaaatgaagaCAATCATACAAGTACTCCTTGAATACATGCAAGTTCGAGTAGAGTAGTGCAGCTAACAGCTAACTTATATTGACATGGGAAACATTACAATTTTCCAAATATTCAGCCAAAAACCAGAGCTGGGCTGGAATGATTTATGTGCATTACAGAGTGTACAAGTATACAGGTAACAGAGAACAAACCATGGTAATTTCTATTGCGGTCCACAAATGGAATACAAAAAAAGTGGTGAGGGAATTGACTCGCTAACCAGCCGACCAACAATGCACGCCACAAAAGATAGTTAATAAATTAAAACGGTCCTCACACTGAAGTGCTTACTGGTGTAATGTTAGTGATAGACTGAATTATGCAGTCAGTCACTTCCCTTTCTTGCAAATAtactacataaataaataagatctTGCCAGTGTATTGGGTGTGGTTCACAGGATGTCACTCCTCGAACGCACGCCCTTCCTGCAATCAGAGAAAACTAAGCAGCGCAGATGCTAATTGTGTGAGGGCTGGCTTTTAGTTATTTTTCAGACTCTAAAGTAACGTTAGCTGTGCGTCTGCACGAAGGAAGAAAACCAGAAACACAATGTCCAACCGCCACCTTTCATTTTATATCATCGTCATACTTCGTAAGATCTACTTACTTCGCAATTAATTCCCATTCATTATGAAGGTAGCTAATAGAACACACTTGACAAGGCGCTTGGAATTTTTTAAATCCCGGTAAGGAAAGTGACCCCTGTGAAGTTTCAAATAGTTGCATTGCGCATTGTTTTCATAACATCCAATTCTTCATAAATTAAACAAGGGCTAAGCAGTAAGGCTGCTTTCGTTTGGGGACAGACAATAAGTTACCAACCCGACGGATGACGAAATAGTACTACCGCAGCAACCTGACTCCGCGTGTGCAGGAGATAAATCAAAGTTAAGTGCTTTTCGAGTAATTACGTCACGGTCCTTTGATGAATTTGAATTAATACAACTTCATAATAATGCTCCTTCGACAATAGCCCTTGGCTTTCCCTGTATATACGACCATCACACCACAAGAGCCTGCAGTCGAAACTGATCTAATGTTAGTCCAGAACAATAGTAGCTGGTCAAACCGGTGTGAGGCAGATATTTACACCTcagccacccaccccccccccccccccaccgcaccATCCCCGACTCGGCTCTCACCATTCTGAAACCTAACGCGGCCGCTGATTCCAAATACCTGTGCTAAATGACACGCCTCATTCGTACCAGTTAACTAGTAAGGTGACGACAGTATTGTCTCAAAATGTAACATCCATAAAATTATACTAGTTCCACTAATTAAAACATCACTTATCAAAAGTTATCACTATGTATCCAGTAGCCTGTTAACTTTCCTTCACGCAAGTTAACTTAGCTAGCCTAACTGTTAGCCAAGTTACATTGTCTGGAGGAATTAAGGTGAAGgagctaagttagctaacgttaaaatGAGTTTAGTCATAAGGTTAACGTTAGCCACAGATAGATAGCTAGCCAAATTAACAGTGGTTAGATAGCCATTTGGATATCCAAATATATTAAATGTTAGCATTTTATGCTGACATGGAAACGGGTGCGCATCAGCTAATGTGGCCAGCTATTCATTCcaaaacttaatttaatttcGGCGTTCATCACACTGCCATGCATTGGCATGCAGTCAGTGAATACTAGCAGCCGACTAATTCACAGAACCAGCATCTTCTtacaagttagctagctatcgtAACACCCTCTTTTTCAAAACGAgtttctagctagctaactcgcTACCATCTCGATAGCGAAGTAACGTGGCTAGTTAGTCTAGCAGCCTACTGCAGCTTTCAAGCGAGCTATGCTAGCCAACACTAGCTAGTTATCCAAGAAAATATGAGCTAGCAGTTGGCGTAGCGAACACGCTAGTCACATATATACACCGTCTGCGTTGATTCAGACCTATAAAGCCTTCCTCTTCCTTCAGTTATATGCCTAGTAAGCATTCACCTGTGGAGACGCCACTCCTCAGAGGGCCCAACGACAAACTCACCTGACTCTCAGCGGCCGTTGCCCCAGCTGTCCACTTTTGTTTCCACCCTCGGTTTCAGTTTTCTTTACGTTCCGCTCGTATACACAGCTTCCTTCTTGTTGCaggaattaaaaaaacatttacgcGAGTGACTCGCTATCACTCTTGTATCCTCGTTACCCGTTTTATTTCGTTTCGCTCCTGAATGGCAGCCTCGATATTTCCTGCTGCCCTCGCCCGGGTTGAGTTCTCAACCTGACTCGCACAGGCCGGCTCCTCCTCCAAAGTCCGCTTCCTGGATTATGTTGTTTACCACTGAAGGGAGGGGTCTTAATTATTCATAGGTATAGTTTCGGCTCTCACCAATGTCAGTCACAAAAAGTACAGTAATCCGGTATATCACAATTAAAACATGATTAAGTAACATGTCGCAGATGTCATAACCTGGTTGGGTTTATGAGAAGGAAGTGATTTACTTCCCTTCACTGactttttctatttatttcaaACTTCATAAAGAAACAGATTCCATTCAATTTAGATATGTAAAAATacgatttttttaatttattttgttaatgtaATGCCATGCGTGTACCTGTTGTTTTGTGGGAAAGCTAGTTAATCAGCaaataagaataatacaaaaaaatattaatggcACAATATTCCATGTGTCTTCATCAACTGAAATTAAAGAATtgaaagcaaaaaacaaaacaaccacaaaaaaacaaaaaacaaaacaatcactACCTCATATCAGAAGATGAATGCACTGGGCACAcggttttgattattttttaaataaacagttGTATAcacttgatttgatttattgCTGTTCGAATGTGAAGTCATTTTAATATAATCAGTTAACTGTGTaccatatgaaatatgaatctgCATTGGCATCTCATATGCTTAAGACTCGTGCCCCGTCTGATGGTTGAGTGATGTAGAAGGTGGGGGAACCATGGTAATGTTCCTGTGAAGAAAACCAGATGCAAGCTCAGTTctattctttcattttataGGAAGAAACTAACATTGAATTAGTTCAATACTGTAATCCCAAGGGCATAACCAATTAAACCCACCTTGATGTGCTGAATTGTCTTGTCGACAGCACCAGCCTCCAAAAGTGTAACAGTACACCCACCGAACCCTCCCCCGGTCATGCGGCTGCCATAAACCCCCTCCACACCCATGGCTGCAGTAACAAGCTGGTCCAGCTCCTTGCAGCTCACTTCATAATGGTCCCTGGCAGTAGTCACCCCATACAGAATGGAAAAGAACACATATTTGCACATTGTTTGCAAGGAAGTCTGAAACAATGTCAAGTGGTTTCTTCATTTGCCAACTTAGTTTCTATTGCAAGCTATCGTTACATGCAACAATGTTCCTTTTCTCCTGCAAATGTGGCATGTTGACACCACATTTGACTTCCTGTGcaaatatatagattttttacttttacgtTATATTATTCTGTGTAAAAGATTTTCTGTCTATTGTCCTGTGCTACTAACTGCCCTGTATTGCATTGCATAGTCACCTGAGTGAGTTATGACTCTCAACCATGAGTTTTCCAAACTCTTGGTATGCCCCTTGTTTCAATGCTTCTGCGGCTTCTGCAGTGCGCTTAATCTCTTCAATCACATGACGTGCTCGCTGGAAAGTCACGCTGTCCAAGTTCCCCTTGGCATCTGGAAACATGGAAAAATTTTATCCTTTATGTCACCAACATTTTTCCACCCATTAAAAGGTGATTCAGTTTCACAATTTCagtaacagatttttttttttacatccttATTTCTTTCATTCTTCCACTTTTGGCTATTCCACCATTCTTTGCCACACTTCTTTCATTCCTTTCCTCTCACCCTCCAAGTCCTGCAAAGAGGCCTCCCTCAAGCTGCTCCTGCCTAAAGTAGCTGCTGCCTCTTCGCATTGCCTCCGTCGACTTGGATACTCACTGCCTGTCAGAGAGTGCCGTACATTGGAGTTGGTAATTAGGATGACCAGGTTTGGGTCTGCAAGAGGAACTAACGTGGCCTCTAAAGACCTGGAAGGGGCAACAAGATATATGAGGTAAAATGTAGGTCATTTgcaaaaattatattaaaacattttgtgaatttCCCTGAAATTGAATGTGAAGGCTGACTGCATGTTGACCAGAACTGTACCTGCAATCGATCAGCAAGGCATGGCCCTCTGATCCCAGGACAGAcacaaactgatccatgatgcCACAAGGCACTCCTGCATGGGTATGTTCTGCCTGCTGGCATGCCAGAGCCTTCGCCAACTTGTCCCCGTCATCTAATAAGGGGTGAAATACAAATATGCTTTTACAAtgtatatgatatatatatccTTACCCCCATTCTGAAATGCGTGGAcaatacttttttgttgttgtgcttCATGCTACAAGTATGTCATGTCTTTAAAAAGTATTCATTAATATCATACTACTACTGCAAATATTAAAGGATTATATGATCAAGTAACCCAAGTAACCCAGAGAAGGGTATTGGAACTGATTCCCACCTGGGCACAGCTGCTGAAGGAATGTATAAACTGCCACTTCCAAAGAGGCTGAACTGGACAACCCACCTCCCAGTGGCACACTACTTGCCACTACTGCTCTGAATCCAGGCAACGGCTGTGCTGGTTAGGGAAAAAGTTATGGGGGCAAGTTATTTGTAATTGATGCTCTCAAGCACAATTATATTAAGAACAAAGGCACAAACAGAAGGGCATTCAAAGCAACATCTTAGCATCTACCATTTTTGTCCATTAATTTTTGTGCTTCAATTTTAATATTGCTTATATTTTTCTTAACAGCTGATTAAGTTTCACATCTCACACATTCCTTTAGTTCACTCTGGATAGACTGATAAATTAATAAACCAATAATGTTAATGTGAAGTTACCCCTGTAGTGCTGTAAAACTCCTTTTATGTAATTAGCCCAGCTTGGCTGCCCAGGAGACAGAGGCTGGTTGTCTTTTGGCAGAACAAAGTCTACCCTCCTTGGCTCATCCACAGCCTCAGTTGTAGTTACAATGGAAACATTTTGGTCAGCGGTCCGACTGCCCACCATAACTGTCACAAGAGGCAGTGCCTGCAACCAGACAACCAAAAATGACAATGTCATATGATTTCATCACGCCAGTCAGTAAATTCATTTTCAATCATTTCTGTCCCAAAGTTATCAATAAATGTGCAGCAATTTATAGTGATCTTTTACAGTGGttgattgttttcatttctaAGCAAGATGTTTCCTGAAGACATTTTAACAAATTAGCCATAACAACGGAAACTGCCTTAATCTAAACAACCTTGCTCGGGCTGTACAATACTGAATAGACTACCATTACTGCAACTGTTCACACTTATCTTGCACTCTATGCCTTCGGAATTTTACTTTACAGCTACCACATCTCGATATATTTAAGCATGAACAGACTGTGCCTGGATTCATCTTACCCTCATGGAATACAATACCATAGCCAAAGTCTGTATTTCGATTATGAAATTACACTACTATAATTTAGTTGTGGGTTTTTTAAATTGCTACCATTGTCTTAGCCACCAGCCTCTCAACccaaccagaatggaaaacgaAACTGCTCATGAGTTAATTGCATCAATTTATACAAAATAAACGTTGTCGTCAACATTTTGAGTGTTTGAATGTTAAATCACCATTGGGAGAACAAATCCTTCATTGTAATCGGTGTGCTCTCCAATTAAATTGACTCGTCCAGGTGCACACACGGCAACCTCCGGATCCTGTCCCCCAAAGTTCGCCTGGAACGCACGTCGAGCTTCTGCAACCACATTTTGGACACTCGGTACCGGACTACTGCTGGCCATGTTGGACAAATGATTGGCGGCTCGGCTTGTCCCTTATTACTGCGATCAGATGTTCAaaactatttttatatttgaattaCTCACACGTGATATATATGCAGTTGAAATAGTCAAGCAgctcatttaatttaatatttccgGACAGAAGCAGTGGAGACACAACATTTGACTTCCTTAAATCTACGTAAAGGGAGTACTTTTTGTCGATGTATTCGATTCTGATTGGCCTGTATCCGACACCGAAGTGGAGCGTGTATCGGCTACTCTACTTCATTTCCCATACTGCTCTATGATTTGCCACGACTTG from Conger conger chromosome 2, fConCon1.1, whole genome shotgun sequence encodes the following:
- the galk1 gene encoding galactokinase isoform X1, which gives rise to MASSSPVPSVQNVVAEARRAFQANFGGQDPEVAVCAPGRVNLIGEHTDYNEGFVLPMALPLVTVMVGSRTADQNVSIVTTTEAVDEPRRVDFVLPKDNQPLSPGQPSWANYIKGVLQHYRAQPLPGFRAVVASSVPLGGGLSSSASLEVAVYTFLQQLCPDDGDKLAKALACQQAEHTHAGVPCGIMDQFVSVLGSEGHALLIDCRSLEATLVPLADPNLVILITNSNVRHSLTGSEYPSRRRQCEEAAATLGRSSLREASLQDLEDAKGNLDSVTFQRARHVIEEIKRTAEAAEALKQGAYQEFGKLMVESHNSLRDHYEVSCKELDQLVTAAMGVEGVYGSRMTGGGFGGCTVTLLEAGAVDKTIQHIKEHYHGSPTFYITQPSDGARVLSI
- the galk1 gene encoding galactokinase isoform X2, which produces MVLYSMRALPLVTVMVGSRTADQNVSIVTTTEAVDEPRRVDFVLPKDNQPLSPGQPSWANYIKGVLQHYRAQPLPGFRAVVASSVPLGGGLSSSASLEVAVYTFLQQLCPDDGDKLAKALACQQAEHTHAGVPCGIMDQFVSVLGSEGHALLIDCRSLEATLVPLADPNLVILITNSNVRHSLTGSEYPSRRRQCEEAAATLGRSSLREASLQDLEDAKGNLDSVTFQRARHVIEEIKRTAEAAEALKQGAYQEFGKLMVESHNSLRDHYEVSCKELDQLVTAAMGVEGVYGSRMTGGGFGGCTVTLLEAGAVDKTIQHIKEHYHGSPTFYITQPSDGARVLSI